The proteins below come from a single Oceaniferula flava genomic window:
- a CDS encoding PEP-CTERM sorting domain-containing protein (PEP-CTERM proteins occur, often in large numbers, in the proteomes of bacteria that also encode an exosortase, a predicted intramembrane cysteine proteinase. The presence of a PEP-CTERM domain at a protein's C-terminus predicts cleavage within the sorting domain, followed by covalent anchoring to some some component of the (usually Gram-negative) cell surface. Many PEP-CTERM proteins exhibit an unusual sequence composition that includes large numbers of potential glycosylation sites. Expression of one such protein has been shown restore the ability of a bacterium to form floc, a type of biofilm.), which translates to MSKPLSFIALLALAPLAQTNAATLVGALNLTGKDVDGLGSGESSGDFASPKTFNEVSDLSLNDVAWSDGGYNGVVDISLVATVSGAPTDLIGRGSKGAFGINVDGNEGTGGPATISAGDGTLTLSNLQFTYVSGDALSNIYSIEFAAVYINSWRTSDNDAGTLNGVAITTGSAGGNLTADGRNDLVTAASSVIIDATAGDGWAIGGVDILVTAVPEPSSAALLGLGGLALILRRRK; encoded by the coding sequence ATGTCCAAACCACTCTCTTTCATTGCTCTGCTCGCCCTAGCTCCACTCGCGCAAACAAATGCTGCCACTTTGGTGGGCGCACTTAACCTGACTGGCAAAGACGTGGACGGTTTGGGCAGCGGAGAGTCGAGCGGCGACTTCGCCTCACCCAAGACATTTAATGAAGTGTCTGACCTCAGTCTAAACGATGTCGCATGGTCGGATGGTGGGTATAATGGAGTGGTCGATATCAGCCTAGTCGCTACAGTCTCAGGAGCACCAACCGACCTAATTGGGCGAGGAAGCAAGGGAGCCTTTGGAATCAATGTCGATGGTAATGAAGGCACAGGAGGCCCAGCTACGATCTCTGCTGGTGATGGCACACTCACTCTATCAAACCTCCAGTTCACTTATGTCTCGGGGGACGCCCTCTCGAACATTTACTCTATCGAGTTCGCAGCCGTTTACATCAATAGCTGGAGGACGTCCGACAATGACGCCGGCACGCTCAATGGGGTTGCTATCACAACAGGATCGGCGGGTGGTAATCTTACCGCTGACGGCCGCAATGACCTCGTCACCGCTGCTAGTTCCGTGATCATCGACGCCACTGCCGGAGATGGTTGGGCCATTGGGGGGGTGGATATTCTTGTAACAGCAGTCCCTGAACCATCGTCAGCCGCTCTGCTCGGTCTAGGTGGCCTGGCATTGATCCTCCGTCGCCGGAAGTAG
- a CDS encoding cupin domain-containing protein, whose protein sequence is MTINQLADQNPFTTADGSTIRSILDATNAPVQNQSLAEASLPAGGQTDRHYHKLSEEIYFMLDGEASMEIDGEVKTVGPNDAILIPPNAWHQITATSDIRFLCCCAPVYAHEDTYFK, encoded by the coding sequence ATGACCATCAACCAGCTTGCCGATCAGAACCCTTTCACCACTGCCGATGGCTCGACCATCCGCAGTATCCTTGATGCCACCAATGCTCCGGTGCAAAACCAGAGCCTGGCCGAGGCGAGCCTGCCGGCTGGCGGTCAGACCGATCGGCACTACCACAAGCTCAGCGAGGAAATTTACTTCATGCTCGATGGCGAGGCCTCAATGGAGATCGACGGCGAGGTCAAAACGGTGGGGCCGAACGACGCCATCCTCATTCCACCGAATGCCTGGCACCAGATCACCGCCACCAGTGACATCCGTTTCCTCTGCTGCTGCGCCCCCGTGTATGCGCACGAGGACACTTATTTCAAGTGA
- a CDS encoding glycoside hydrolase family 88 protein has translation MKPISHILLTLSVSTAALVPAVAQEKPAVSAASTAPVSPAFSSAVKADAILKVANAVADWQLANPYERADWDWTEGALWTGMMAHVQTTGEEKYHRALLKVSEDLDYQLGPRIDFADDHCVGQLHLWHYLRDELPKQIEPTQKLMDLWVDRPHDEELQWENHVHMREWAWCDSLYMAPPTLAMIYAATGEAKYLENVDELWWKSSDFLYDKESHLFWRDSKYFTREEANGEKVFWSRGNGWVFAGLCHVLQHMPADHPTRPKYLQQFKEMAAKLKSLQLEDGSWHAALLDPESFPVPESSGTAFFTYGFLWGINNGVLAEADFKPAAIRGWQRLVNNVHANGKLGYVQPIGENPKKVTYDQTAVYGVGGFLLAAHELHKHLILSSAKLATFTASNPGRQNRLNEVVSMDWKKATALVSGITPENAAVRDTVTGYFLPVQVLDDNADGSPDRLLFQSDFTPSEKRTFQLLACAGVMPQAEKSQLMARYVPERKDDFVWENDRIAFRAYGPKLAVEKARGGIDVWTKSVRYSIANAWYKLDNYHKDNGTGLDGYKVGDTLGCGGVGYLDADDKLYTSPVYSSHKVVEQGPLRLKFVLSYAPVEIGQAKITETRTFTMLAGEHHFTVSSAFKVEGDATGIRPVAGITTRDPKAKASFSNKDIVSYRDPVMSKDEGFINTFLISDGKTVREKKHFLKEMAEDLSQPVSFGAGAIWRKIEANQRTDLSLMLYRTSHAQNRPIKVDE, from the coding sequence ATGAAGCCAATCTCTCACATCCTACTCACCCTCAGTGTTTCCACCGCAGCCCTTGTGCCTGCTGTTGCCCAGGAAAAGCCAGCGGTCAGCGCAGCCAGCACCGCTCCGGTGTCGCCAGCCTTCTCCTCCGCCGTCAAGGCCGACGCCATTCTCAAGGTGGCCAATGCCGTGGCCGATTGGCAACTGGCCAACCCCTATGAACGCGCCGATTGGGACTGGACCGAAGGCGCGCTGTGGACCGGCATGATGGCGCATGTGCAGACCACCGGGGAGGAAAAATACCACCGAGCCCTGCTCAAAGTCTCCGAGGATCTCGATTACCAACTGGGGCCACGCATCGATTTCGCCGACGACCACTGCGTCGGTCAGCTGCACCTCTGGCACTACCTCCGCGACGAGCTGCCCAAGCAGATTGAGCCCACCCAGAAGCTGATGGACCTCTGGGTCGATCGCCCGCACGATGAAGAATTACAATGGGAAAACCACGTGCACATGCGCGAGTGGGCATGGTGCGATTCTCTCTACATGGCGCCCCCCACGCTCGCCATGATTTACGCCGCCACAGGCGAAGCGAAGTATCTCGAGAACGTCGACGAGCTGTGGTGGAAAAGCTCCGATTTCCTCTACGACAAAGAAAGCCATCTCTTCTGGCGCGACTCGAAATACTTCACCCGCGAGGAAGCCAATGGCGAGAAGGTTTTCTGGTCGCGTGGTAATGGCTGGGTCTTCGCCGGCCTCTGCCACGTGCTGCAGCACATGCCTGCCGATCACCCGACCCGCCCCAAATACCTGCAGCAATTCAAAGAAATGGCGGCCAAGCTCAAGAGTCTGCAGTTAGAAGACGGCTCGTGGCACGCAGCATTGCTGGATCCCGAAAGCTTCCCTGTGCCTGAGTCCTCCGGAACTGCCTTTTTCACCTACGGATTCCTCTGGGGGATCAATAATGGTGTGCTGGCCGAGGCCGATTTCAAACCGGCCGCCATCCGCGGCTGGCAGCGCCTGGTCAATAATGTGCACGCCAATGGCAAGCTCGGCTACGTGCAACCCATCGGGGAGAACCCGAAAAAGGTCACCTATGATCAGACCGCCGTTTACGGAGTGGGTGGCTTCCTGCTCGCCGCGCACGAGCTGCACAAGCACCTGATTCTTTCCTCCGCCAAACTCGCCACGTTCACCGCGAGCAACCCCGGCCGCCAGAACCGACTTAATGAGGTGGTGTCGATGGATTGGAAAAAGGCCACCGCTCTGGTGTCCGGCATCACTCCCGAGAATGCCGCCGTGCGCGACACCGTGACCGGCTATTTCCTGCCCGTGCAGGTGCTCGATGACAATGCTGATGGCAGCCCGGACCGCTTGCTCTTCCAATCCGACTTCACCCCGTCCGAGAAGCGCACTTTCCAGCTCCTCGCCTGTGCTGGGGTCATGCCTCAGGCGGAAAAATCCCAGCTGATGGCGCGCTATGTGCCTGAGCGAAAAGATGACTTTGTCTGGGAGAACGATCGCATCGCATTCCGCGCCTACGGCCCCAAACTGGCCGTGGAAAAAGCCCGGGGCGGCATCGATGTTTGGACGAAGTCGGTGCGTTATTCCATCGCCAACGCCTGGTATAAGCTCGATAATTACCACAAGGACAATGGCACCGGCCTCGATGGCTACAAGGTGGGCGATACCCTCGGCTGCGGTGGCGTCGGCTACCTCGATGCCGATGACAAGCTCTACACCAGCCCAGTCTACAGCAGTCACAAGGTGGTGGAACAAGGTCCACTCCGATTGAAGTTCGTGCTCAGCTACGCACCAGTGGAAATTGGCCAAGCGAAAATCACCGAGACCCGCACCTTCACCATGCTCGCCGGCGAGCACCACTTCACGGTGAGCTCGGCGTTCAAGGTTGAAGGTGATGCCACAGGCATCCGCCCGGTGGCCGGCATCACCACCCGCGACCCCAAGGCGAAGGCTTCCTTTTCGAACAAAGACATCGTTTCCTACCGCGATCCGGTGATGTCGAAGGACGAGGGCTTCATCAACACCTTCCTGATCAGCGATGGCAAAACCGTGCGTGAGAAAAAGCACTTCCTCAAGGAGATGGCCGAGGACTTGTCGCAGCCGGTCAGCTTCGGCGCCGGGGCCATCTGGCGCAAGATCGAGGCGAACCAACGCACCGACCTCTCACTCATGCTCTACCGCACCAGCCACGCTCAAAACCGTCCCATCAAGGTGGACGAGTAA
- a CDS encoding TlpA family protein disulfide reductase, whose protein sequence is MTPKFAHKFLAGAALALACVTSAVATPKHTLSEFTPGDLVSGPEVDFSKATGKVVVIDYWGTRCPPCLALMPHISKLHKRYSAKGLMLVAAESQGSTTEAIDKVVKKNRLECSVTKFVRGPKLSSGLPHMAVFDVDGNLVFSGRPGDEADRVIKKELKRASGDVAESEDTSASGPLVKNRTWTNANGRTMSAMLVSLEGNTGTFRKVGGTPFDYDITKLSEADQEMIREAAAK, encoded by the coding sequence ATGACTCCCAAATTCGCTCACAAATTTCTTGCCGGTGCCGCGCTAGCTCTGGCCTGTGTCACCTCCGCTGTTGCGACGCCCAAGCACACGCTTTCCGAGTTCACACCCGGCGATCTGGTTTCCGGCCCTGAGGTGGATTTTTCAAAAGCGACAGGCAAGGTGGTGGTGATCGATTACTGGGGCACACGCTGCCCGCCCTGCCTGGCCCTGATGCCGCACATCTCCAAGTTGCACAAACGCTACAGCGCGAAGGGGCTGATGCTTGTGGCTGCTGAGTCGCAGGGATCAACCACTGAGGCGATCGATAAGGTGGTGAAGAAAAACCGTCTCGAGTGCAGCGTGACCAAGTTCGTCCGTGGTCCGAAGCTTTCCAGTGGACTCCCGCACATGGCGGTGTTCGACGTCGATGGCAACCTGGTCTTTTCTGGTCGTCCCGGCGATGAGGCCGACCGAGTGATCAAAAAAGAACTCAAACGAGCCAGCGGAGACGTGGCCGAGTCCGAAGACACTTCCGCATCCGGTCCGCTGGTGAAGAACCGGACCTGGACCAATGCCAACGGTCGCACCATGTCCGCCATGCTCGTGAGCCTGGAGGGTAACACCGGCACCTTCCGTAAGGTCGGTGGCACGCCTTTCGACTACGATATCACCAAGCTCTCCGAGGCTGATCAGGAGATGATCCGCGAGGCTGCTGCGAAGTAG
- a CDS encoding methyltransferase domain-containing protein — MTIGSDTWNERYQSGDTPWDKGTYTPALLEVLAKQVIPAEAEVLVPGCGYGHDAAAIAQAGYPTTGMDIAESAVKGARLAHQGVDGLDFVQEDLFDPTLSEEKRYGAIWEHTCYCAILPEQRPDYVRAVANLLENDGIFAGIFFINTEMPEGEGPPFETSVEEVHQRFSDRFELLWEKSPDATFPTREGCEWLMVWRKKS; from the coding sequence ATGACGATAGGATCTGACACATGGAATGAACGTTATCAATCCGGGGACACCCCCTGGGATAAGGGCACCTACACGCCGGCGCTGCTAGAGGTGCTGGCCAAACAAGTCATCCCCGCCGAGGCCGAGGTGCTGGTGCCGGGCTGTGGTTACGGCCACGATGCCGCAGCAATCGCTCAAGCCGGCTACCCGACGACGGGCATGGACATCGCGGAATCCGCGGTGAAGGGGGCTCGACTGGCGCATCAGGGCGTCGACGGGCTGGACTTTGTCCAGGAGGATTTGTTCGATCCCACACTCTCGGAGGAAAAGCGCTACGGCGCGATCTGGGAGCACACCTGCTACTGCGCGATCCTGCCTGAGCAGCGACCTGATTACGTGCGGGCGGTGGCTAACTTGTTAGAAAACGATGGCATCTTCGCCGGGATCTTTTTCATCAACACCGAGATGCCTGAAGGTGAGGGGCCTCCTTTTGAAACCAGCGTCGAGGAGGTGCACCAGCGCTTTAGCGATCGGTTTGAGTTGCTCTGGGAGAAATCACCAGATGCCACCTTCCCCACCCGTGAAGGCTGCGAATGGCTGATGGTTTGGCGGAAGAAATCCTGA
- a CDS encoding CAP domain-containing protein has protein sequence MTRRLTFASISCALLAACGGGKSSKTSESSTLYTIRVPASQMTAPKSQQEALAALLRLTNASRREKGRPELVIDPRLARAAQKHAEAMNRAQQLTHQTQGEAGFQQRLMNEGYPQVWCAENIAQAPNAPLVHRLWMESPGHRKNMMGKKYTRVGFGRSGQFWAGNYAQAAGPVATESSPLPPPATSYTAGF, from the coding sequence ATGACGCGCCGACTGACTTTTGCCTCCATTTCCTGCGCTCTTTTGGCCGCATGCGGTGGTGGCAAAAGCAGCAAAACGAGCGAATCCAGCACCCTCTACACCATCCGGGTGCCGGCATCGCAAATGACCGCTCCAAAAAGTCAGCAGGAAGCTCTCGCCGCCCTCTTACGCCTGACCAATGCATCGCGGCGGGAAAAAGGCCGACCTGAATTAGTCATCGATCCCCGCTTGGCAAGGGCCGCGCAAAAGCACGCCGAGGCGATGAACCGCGCGCAGCAGCTCACCCACCAAACCCAGGGTGAGGCCGGCTTCCAGCAGCGATTGATGAACGAGGGCTACCCTCAGGTGTGGTGCGCGGAGAACATTGCGCAAGCCCCCAATGCCCCCTTGGTGCACCGTCTCTGGATGGAAAGCCCTGGCCACCGGAAGAATATGATGGGGAAAAAATACACCCGCGTCGGCTTCGGGCGCTCCGGCCAGTTCTGGGCCGGCAACTATGCGCAGGCCGCTGGTCCGGTCGCCACCGAGAGCAGCCCCCTACCGCCCCCCGCCACCTCCTACACCGCTGGGTTCTAG
- a CDS encoding TMEM43 family protein, giving the protein MSEDSFTETTSTGWFSRIGGAIKGIFVGMIMVVIAFPVLFWNEGRAVKTRKDLNEGAKDFVQVSADTVDPANDGKLVHLSGAAETPVELADEALGIRTKALVLKRKVEMYQWKQSTDTKTKKKLGGSEEKTITYNYTKTWSEGRIDSSNFKKPAGHENPSLPVTSSSWTASPVTVGAFTLSKDLVSKLNDYQPLTVAETTELPEKIAEREVKLSGGQIYLAKDTANPVVGDVRISYQQVEPSVVSLISKQKGSSFEPFTGSKGTTINMIQTGEHSAEAMFERAQESNKMMSWILRLVGFVLMFMGFSLIFKPLSVVADVLPIAGTIVGVGTGIVAFLLAAPLSLATISIAWIFYRPLIGIPLLLAAAVGIFFLVKKVIAYKKAQA; this is encoded by the coding sequence ATGTCTGAAGATAGCTTTACTGAAACAACAAGCACAGGTTGGTTTAGCCGAATTGGCGGCGCCATTAAGGGGATTTTTGTAGGAATGATCATGGTCGTGATCGCCTTTCCAGTGCTGTTCTGGAACGAAGGTCGAGCGGTCAAGACACGCAAGGATCTGAACGAAGGGGCGAAGGATTTCGTCCAGGTCTCGGCCGATACAGTTGATCCGGCGAACGACGGCAAACTCGTGCACCTCTCAGGCGCAGCCGAGACTCCAGTAGAGCTGGCCGACGAAGCACTCGGCATCCGAACCAAAGCGCTGGTGCTCAAGCGCAAGGTCGAGATGTATCAGTGGAAACAAAGCACCGATACCAAAACCAAGAAAAAGCTCGGCGGTAGCGAGGAAAAAACCATCACATACAACTACACCAAAACCTGGTCGGAGGGACGCATTGATTCGTCCAACTTTAAAAAACCAGCTGGGCATGAGAATCCGTCACTACCTGTGACATCAAGCTCTTGGACCGCCTCGCCAGTCACCGTCGGCGCATTCACTCTCTCCAAAGATCTCGTCAGCAAGTTGAACGACTACCAACCGCTGACTGTGGCAGAAACGACCGAGCTCCCGGAAAAAATTGCCGAGCGCGAAGTGAAACTCTCCGGAGGCCAAATCTATCTCGCCAAGGACACTGCCAATCCAGTGGTAGGCGATGTGCGCATCTCCTACCAGCAGGTTGAACCCAGCGTAGTCAGCCTGATTTCCAAGCAAAAAGGCAGCAGCTTCGAGCCCTTCACCGGCTCCAAGGGCACCACCATCAACATGATCCAAACCGGCGAACACAGCGCCGAGGCGATGTTTGAACGCGCTCAGGAAAGCAATAAGATGATGAGCTGGATCCTACGTCTGGTCGGTTTTGTGCTGATGTTCATGGGCTTCAGCCTGATCTTCAAGCCACTCTCAGTGGTCGCCGATGTCCTGCCAATCGCCGGCACCATCGTGGGAGTAGGCACCGGCATCGTCGCCTTCCTCTTGGCCGCGCCATTGAGCCTGGCCACCATCTCGATTGCATGGATTTTCTATCGTCCACTGATCGGTATTCCCCTGCTGCTCGCCGCAGCGGTCGGGATTTTCTTCCTCGTCAAGAAAGTCATCGCGTATAAGAAGGCGCAAGCATGA